The following coding sequences lie in one Carassius carassius chromosome 1, fCarCar2.1, whole genome shotgun sequence genomic window:
- the LOC132160744 gene encoding transcription factor Sox-10-like → MSAEEHSMSEVEMSPGVSDDGHSMSPSHSSGAPGGADSPLPGQASQMPGVGDDEPGVSGVSVKSDEDDDRFPIGIREAVSQVLNGYDWTLVPMPVRVNSGSKSKPHVKRPMNAFMVWAQAARRKLADQYPHLHNAELSKTLGKLWRLLNESDKRPFIEEAERLRKQHKKDYPEYKYQPRRRKNGKPGSNSEADGHSEGEVSHSQSHYKSLHLEVAHGGAAGSPLGDGHHPHATGQSHSPPTPPTTPKTELQGGKSSEGKREGGASRSGLGVGADGSSASSSASGKPHIDFGNVDIGEISHDVMANMEPFDVNEFDQYLPPNGHPQSSSGTSAGSSASPYTYGISSALAAASGHSTAWLSKQQLQSQQHLGSDGVKTQIKSETHFSSDAAAAASGSHVTYLPHYSAAFPSLASRAQFAEYAEHQASGSYYAHSSQTSGLYSAFSYMGPSQRPLYTAIPDPGSVPQSHSPTHWEQPVYTTLSRP, encoded by the exons ATGTCGGCGGAGGAGCACAGTATGTCAGAGGTGGAAATGAGTCCCGGGGTCTCGGATGACGGTCACTCCATGTCCCCCAGTCACTCGTCTGGCGCTCCCGGCGGGGCAGACTCCCCTCTTCCCGGTCAAGCGTCTCAGATGCCGGGCGTCGGTGATGATGAGCCTGGCGTCTCCGGGGTGTCGGTGAAGTCCGACGAAGACGACGACCGCTTCCCCATCGGCATCCGCGAGGCGGTCAGTCAGGTGCTCAACGGCTACGACTGGACGCTCGTGCCGATGCCCGTGCGCGTGAACTCGGGCAGCAAGAGCAAGCCGCACGTGAAGCGGCCGATGAATGCGTTCATGGTGTGGGCGCAGGCGGCGCGCAGGAAACTGGCGGATCAGTATCCGCACCTACACAACGCCGAGCTCAGTAAAACACTCGGAAAACTCTGGAG GCTCCTGAATGAGTCGGATAAGAGGCCGTTTATCGAGGAAGCCGAGCGTTTGAGGAAGCAGCATAAGAAAGATTACCCAGAGTACAAGTACCAGCCACGTCGACGTAAGAACGGCAAACCGGGATCCAACTCTGAGGCCGACGGCCACTCTGAGGGTGAAGTCAGTCACAGCCAATCGCATTACAAAAGCCTGCACCTGGAGGTGGCACATGGCGGGGCCGCAGGATCACCATTGGGCGATGGACACCATCCTCATGCTACAG GTCAGAGTCATAGCCCTCCGACGCCCCCTACCACTCCTAAAACAGAATTGCAGGGGGGTAAATCCAGTGAGGGGAAGCGTGAGGGTGGAGCCTCCAGGAGCGGTTTAGGGGTCGGAGCAGACGGAAGCTCCGCCTCCTCATCCGCCAGCGGAAAACCGCATATTGATTTCGGAAATGTGGACATTGGCGAGATTAGCCATGATGTGATGGCCAACATGGAGCCGTTCGATGTAAATGAGTTCGACCAGTACCTGCCGCCCAATGGGCACCCGCAGTCATCGAGTGGCACAAGCGCCGGTTCTTCAGCTTCGCCATACACTTACGGCATCTCCAGTGCACTGGCAGCCGCTAGCGGTCACTCCACCGCCTGGCTTTCCAAGCAGCAGCTGCAGTCCCAGCAGCACTTGGGATCGGATGGTGTGAAAACACAGATTAAGAGTGAGACGCACTTCTCCAGTGATGCAGCGGCTGCAGCTAGTGGCTCACACGTCACTTACCTGCCACACTACAGCGCCGCCTTCCCTTCGTTGGCATCCCGCGCGCAGTTCGCCGAATATGCCGAGCACCAGGCATCCGGCTCGTACTATGCCCACTCTAGCCAGACTTCTGGCCTCTACTCCGCCTTCTCCTACATGGGCCCTTCGCAGAGGCCCCTGTACACCGCCATTCCAGATCCCGGCTCCGTGCCACAGTCACACAGCCCGACGCACTGGGAGCAGCCCGTATACACCACCTTATCTCGACCGTGA
- the LOC132098921 gene encoding DNA-directed RNA polymerases I, II, and III subunit RPABC2, translated as MSDNEDNFDDGDFDDVEDEEALDDLENVEDEDQENVQILPAGEGQQANQKRITTPYMTKYERARVLGTRALQIAMCAPVMVELEGETDPLQIAMKELKSRKIPIIIRRYLPDGSYEDWGCDELIITD; from the exons ATGTCTGACAACGAAGACAA TTTTGACGACGGAGATTTCGATGATGTTGAAGATGAAGAGGCTCTGGATGATCTGGAGAACGTGGAAGAT gagGATCAGGAGAACGTCCAGATCCTGCCGGCGGGTGAAGGACAGCAGGCCAATCAGAAGAGGATCACCACTCCGTACATGACCAAATACGAGCGAGCGCGAGTGCTGGGAACTCGAGCGCTGCAGATCGC GATGTGTGCGCCGGTGATGGTGGAGCTGGAAGGAGAGACAGATCCACTGCAGATCGCCATGAAAGAGCTCAA GAGCAGGAAGATCCCCATCATCATCCGTCGGTATCTGCCAGATGGGAGTTATGAGGACTGGGGCTGTGACGAGCTCATCATTACTGACTGa